In Cydia splendana chromosome 3, ilCydSple1.2, whole genome shotgun sequence, one DNA window encodes the following:
- the LOC134806457 gene encoding lipase member H-B-like, protein MEARLFLVVIWMCACVAYEYDSGSPAGYMSDCPGMNASTEFTDKTRRSLSAVIMGPAAGYVRSRETKCRLSVAGAACAARWLDLRKRRTQVLIAGYLDASFSPVVRSVAGAYLNLGRNVILVEVFPLLIRTYPMAARITRPLGRLLGEFLAELTGRGLPPSRLEISGGSLGAHIAYYASVKYRELTGRKPARLTGLDPAGPCFRNLPPWERFNAGGAERVDALHTNIDGFGIAHPMGHVDFYANGGEFQPSMVGDFIMPCFLLCSHLRSAFYWLLAYDNPDKFIAVRCDTMEQARRGDCYSKPIVYNFLGPKTNHSKPGIYYLPTSERTPYYLGEEGLKKRRYGHNDYLLKTSVEPEGDVMV, encoded by the exons ATGGAGGCCCGACTTTTTTTAGTGGTGATTTGGATGTGTGCGTGTGTCGCTTACGAGTATGACTCGGGGAGCCCGGCTGGATACATGAGTGATT GCCCAGGCATGAATGCATCAACAGAGTTCACAGACAAAACTCGGCGCTCCCTCAGCGCCGTGATTATGGGACCAGCAGCTGGCTACGTCAGGAGCAGGGAAACCAAGTGCCGGCTCAGCGTGGCTGGAGCGGCCTGCGCGGCTCGCTGGCTGGATCTGAGGAAGCGGAGAACACAG GTCCTAATAGCCGGGTACCTGGACGCGTCATTCTCCCCCGTAGTGCGGTCGGTGGCAGGGGCGTATCTGAACCTGGGCCGCAACGTTATCCTGGTCGAAGTATTCCCGCTGCTCATCCGGACTTATCCCAT GGCAGCGCGCATCACGCGACCGCTGGGTAGACTTCTCGGCGAGTTCTTGGCCGAGCTGACTGGCCGGGGTCTACCGCCGAGCCGACTGGAGATATCAGGCGGTAGTCTGGGAGCCCACATCGCTTACTACGCCTCCGTCAAGTATCGAGAACTGACGGGGAGGAAGCCTGCACGGCTCACGg GGTTGGACCCGGCCGGCCCGTGTTTCCGCAACCTGCCACCCTGGGAGCGCTTCAACGCGGGCGGCGCGGAGCGTGTGGACGCTCTACACACTAATATTGACGGGTTTGGTATAGCTCATCCAATGGGCCACGTAGATTTCTATGCTAATGGCG GTGAATTCCAACCATCAATGGTAGGAGACTTCATCATGCCGTGCTTCCTACTCTGCTCCCACCTCCGCTCCGCTTTCTACTGGCTCCTAGCCTACGACAACCCCGACAAATTCATTGCAGTCCGTTGCGACACTATGGAACAGGCGCGCAGGGGAGACTGCTATAGTAAACCCATAGTCTACAACTTCCTAGGGCCTAAGACTAACCATAGCAAGCCGGGGATATACTACCTGCCTACGTCTGAAAGAACGCCGTATTATTTGGGGGAAGAGGGTTTGAAGAAGAGGAGATATGGACATAATGATTATTTGTTAAAGACTTCAGTTGAGCCGGAGGGCGATGTGATGGTGTGA